A region of Haliotis asinina isolate JCU_RB_2024 chromosome 7, JCU_Hal_asi_v2, whole genome shotgun sequence DNA encodes the following proteins:
- the LOC137292102 gene encoding pancreatic lipase-related protein 2-like gives MSSPCPFTSYPCPSYDDFKKGKCLTCGSTGCSQLGYYADQYYARGKMYLNTGGKAPYCGYHYGVEIKTSSTKDTKGRLYVKMEGSWGTSNFVPVTGDDAVKAGTEVQDVIVSPVEVGDLKSVVFKYVKHTGFWLGGGEDTLKVERIKVTSGENGDSYLFCYGGKGVQSNTEARTTITSRTTC, from the exons ATGTCCTCCCCCTGTCCCTTCACATCATACCCCTGTCCCAGCTAC GATGACTTCAAGAAGGGAAAGTGCCTGACGTGCGGTTCCACTGGCTGTTCCCAGCTCGGCTATTACGCTGACCAATATTACGCCCGCGGTAAGATGTACCTCAACACAGGAGGCAAGGCGCCATATTGCG GATACCACTATGGcgttgaaataaaaacaagttctACCAAGGATACGAAGGGTCGACTTTATGTCAAGATGGAAGGCTCATGGGGTACCAGCAATTTCGTCCCAGTCACTGG AGACGATGCGGTGAAAGCAGGTACTGAGGTTCAAGACGTGATTGTCTCCCCCGTGGAGGTTGGCGATTTGAAATCTGTAGTGTTTAAATATGTGAAACACACTGGTTTCTGGCTGGGAGGAGGCGAGGACACGCTTAAAGTGGAGAGGATTAAAGTTACATCGGGGGAGAATGGTGACAG TTATTTGTTTTGCTATGGAGGGAAAGGGGTGCAATCCAACACAGAAGCTCggaccaccatcacctccaggACGACCTGttga